The Nocardioides humi genome includes a region encoding these proteins:
- a CDS encoding flagellar biosynthetic protein FliQ, translating to MTDTAIIEIALKTMLVALKLAAPILATSLVIGFTISLFQSMTQIQEFTLAFVPKLVGVGVALLVCGNWMLHTLMAFTRELFDILPGLLA from the coding sequence ATGACCGACACCGCGATCATCGAGATCGCCCTCAAGACGATGCTGGTGGCGCTGAAGCTGGCGGCGCCGATCCTGGCGACGTCCCTCGTCATCGGCTTCACCATCTCGCTGTTCCAGTCGATGACGCAGATCCAGGAGTTCACACTCGCGTTCGTGCCGAAGCTCGTCGGCGTCGGGGTCGCGCTGCTGGTCTGCGGGAACTGGATGCTGCACACCCTGATGGCCTTCACCCGCGAGCTGTTCGACATCCTCCCCGGCCTGCTGGCCTAG
- a CDS encoding EscU/YscU/HrcU family type III secretion system export apparatus switch protein: MAGASEEKTEKPTPKKRKQARKDGQVPRTPELGGWLGLLIVSLAMGPLLDHELNALRTMMATSLRSAERPSVSLATTLLGDAGRHMFVSLLVLGSMVLVIGVVSALAQGGFFLSPKLAKPDPKKLDPFKGAKRLLGPHALWEGVKVLGKSSVVAFLAWGAVTSMMPLVGGLLPIHVVLHEVSAEVSRLILTVALAGLVMAAADYAMMRRRIGKQLRMSHSEIKQEHKQAEGDPLVKGAIRARQLAAARNRMIADVATADVLLVNPTHVAVALRYDPDRGAPRVVARGAGAIAARIRSVAAEERVPLVQDVPLARALYRHCQVGHEIPASCGPRSRRCSRSC, from the coding sequence ATGGCCGGTGCGAGCGAGGAGAAGACCGAGAAGCCCACGCCGAAGAAGCGGAAGCAGGCCCGCAAGGACGGCCAGGTCCCGCGCACCCCCGAGCTGGGCGGCTGGCTCGGCCTGCTGATCGTGTCGCTCGCGATGGGACCGCTGCTCGACCACGAGCTGAACGCGCTGCGGACCATGATGGCGACGTCGCTGCGCTCCGCGGAGCGCCCCTCGGTGTCGCTGGCGACGACGCTGCTCGGCGACGCCGGGAGGCACATGTTCGTCAGCCTGCTGGTGCTCGGCTCGATGGTGCTCGTGATCGGCGTGGTCTCCGCGCTGGCGCAGGGCGGCTTCTTCCTCTCCCCCAAGCTCGCGAAGCCCGACCCCAAGAAGCTCGACCCGTTCAAGGGCGCGAAGCGCCTGCTCGGCCCGCACGCCCTGTGGGAGGGCGTGAAGGTCCTCGGCAAGAGCTCCGTCGTCGCCTTCCTCGCCTGGGGCGCGGTGACGTCGATGATGCCGCTCGTCGGCGGCCTGCTGCCGATCCACGTCGTCCTCCACGAGGTCAGCGCCGAGGTCTCCCGCCTCATCCTCACCGTCGCCCTCGCCGGCCTCGTCATGGCCGCCGCCGACTACGCGATGATGCGGCGCCGGATCGGCAAGCAGCTGCGGATGAGCCACAGCGAGATCAAGCAGGAGCACAAGCAGGCCGAGGGCGACCCCCTCGTCAAGGGCGCCATCCGCGCGCGCCAGCTGGCCGCCGCCCGGAACCGGATGATCGCCGACGTCGCCACCGCCGACGTACTGCTGGTCAACCCCACCCACGTCGCCGTCGCGCTCCGCTACGACCCCGACCGCGGCGCCCCGCGCGTCGTCGCCCGCGGCGCCGGCGCCATCGCCGCCCGGATCCGATCGGTCGCGGCGGAGGAGCGGGTGCCGCTCGTCCAGGACGTGCCGCTGGCCCGCGCGCTGTACCGGCACTGCCAGGTCGGCCACGAGATCCCCGCGAGCTGTGGGCCGCGGTCGCGCAGGTGCTCGCGTTCGTGCTGA
- the fliP gene encoding flagellar type III secretion system pore protein FliP (The bacterial flagellar biogenesis protein FliP forms a type III secretion system (T3SS)-type pore required for flagellar assembly.), whose product MTTLARIALVLAEPVGPHGPNGPGTGGGTVQIDLSGMTDKPSHSLLVFLALTLLSLLPAIVLTCTSFTKILVVLGLTRNALGLQQTPNNQVLAGLALFLSLFIMAPVLSQINDEGVQPYLDGDKTTAVAFHDGMEPLRAFMLDNTDDGELQLLTSVADRTLPENRDDVSTATLIPAFVLSELKDAFIIGFIIFIPFLVIDIVVSGALMSLGMMMMPPVMVSLPFKLLLFVMVDGWALVIKSLVASYGTG is encoded by the coding sequence GTGACGACCCTCGCCCGGATCGCGCTCGTGCTGGCCGAGCCGGTGGGCCCCCACGGGCCGAACGGCCCCGGCACGGGCGGCGGCACCGTCCAGATCGACCTGTCGGGGATGACCGACAAGCCCAGCCACAGCCTGCTGGTGTTCCTCGCGCTGACGCTGCTCAGCCTGCTGCCGGCGATCGTGCTGACCTGCACCAGCTTCACCAAGATCCTGGTGGTGCTCGGCCTGACCCGCAACGCGCTCGGCCTGCAGCAGACCCCGAACAACCAGGTGCTCGCGGGGCTCGCCCTGTTCCTGAGCCTGTTCATCATGGCGCCGGTGCTCTCGCAGATCAACGACGAAGGGGTGCAGCCCTATCTCGACGGCGACAAGACGACCGCGGTCGCCTTCCACGACGGCATGGAGCCGCTGCGGGCGTTCATGCTCGACAACACCGACGACGGCGAGCTGCAGCTGCTCACCAGCGTCGCCGACCGCACGCTGCCCGAGAACCGCGACGACGTGTCGACCGCCACCCTGATCCCCGCGTTCGTGCTGTCGGAGCTCAAGGACGCGTTCATCATCGGGTTCATCATCTTCATCCCGTTCCTGGTCATCGACATCGTCGTGAGCGGGGCGCTGATGAGCCTCGGCATGATGATGATGCCGCCGGTGATGGTGTCGCTGCCGTTCAAGCTGCTGCTGTTCGTGATGGTCGACGGCTGGGCGCTGGTGATCAAGTCGCTGGTCGCGTCGTACGGGACCGGGTGA
- a CDS encoding flagellar hook assembly protein FlgD: MSITPTEGVRYGVSTNTGSTASTNGFGDQQVFLELMVAQMRYQDPLNPTDSSQFMAQTAQFTALEKMQAVADQTAMLLSTQLAFGASSLIGQTVRWYDETGAEQSGTVQGTTYLSTGPVLSVDGTEVPITDVISVGTAPTIKAPTPSGGTTYVPPSGTPSTTTA; this comes from the coding sequence ATGTCGATCACCCCGACCGAGGGCGTGCGGTACGGCGTCAGCACCAACACCGGCAGCACGGCCAGCACCAACGGCTTCGGCGACCAGCAGGTGTTCCTGGAGCTGATGGTGGCCCAGATGCGCTACCAGGACCCGCTCAACCCGACCGACTCCTCGCAGTTCATGGCGCAGACCGCCCAGTTCACCGCGCTGGAGAAGATGCAGGCCGTCGCGGACCAGACCGCGATGCTGCTGAGCACCCAGCTGGCGTTCGGCGCGAGCTCGCTGATCGGCCAGACCGTGCGCTGGTACGACGAGACCGGCGCCGAGCAGAGCGGCACCGTCCAGGGCACCACCTACCTCTCGACCGGGCCGGTGCTCAGCGTCGACGGCACGGAGGTCCCCATCACCGACGTGATCAGCGTCGGCACCGCTCCCACGATCAAGGCGCCCACCCCCAGCGGTGGCACCACCTACGTGCCGCCGAGCGGCACCCCGTCCACCACCACCGCCTGA
- a CDS encoding flagellar motor switch protein FliM, with protein MTLQRPRRRPRTADPTPYDFRRPIQLSREHQRTLQLGFDSFARQATTVFTSSLRTVCTVTLAGIEQRTYAEYVDSLGPSTYMTLFSADPIPGTGVLEIPLFATMSCLDHMLGGPGSEEQPDRPLTEIEDTVIRGLVERLLGEMRYSLDGIVTLEPNVTGVEYSPQFAQVASAADVMVVLTLELRIGEQAHRMSVCLPFSGLLPHLAIAAGNGAVSDRERAQRAHSAHLLQEQFHRVPVAVAVRFRPLPVDPGTLADLRPGSVLRLTHPASAPLDVTVAGNTFAHATPGARGQRLAALIVTTPEESSS; from the coding sequence GTGACCCTCCAGCGGCCGCGCCGCCGACCTCGCACGGCCGACCCCACGCCGTACGACTTCCGGCGACCCATCCAGCTCTCGCGCGAGCACCAGCGCACCCTGCAGCTCGGCTTCGACAGCTTCGCCCGCCAGGCGACGACGGTGTTCACCAGCTCGCTGCGCACCGTCTGCACGGTCACCCTCGCGGGCATCGAGCAGCGCACCTACGCGGAGTACGTCGACAGCCTCGGCCCGTCGACGTACATGACCCTGTTCAGCGCGGACCCGATCCCCGGCACCGGCGTGCTGGAGATCCCGCTGTTCGCGACGATGTCCTGCCTGGACCACATGCTCGGCGGGCCGGGCTCGGAGGAGCAGCCGGACCGGCCGCTGACCGAGATCGAGGACACCGTGATCCGGGGGCTGGTCGAGCGGCTGCTCGGCGAGATGAGGTACTCGCTCGACGGGATCGTGACCCTCGAGCCGAACGTCACCGGCGTCGAGTACAGCCCCCAGTTCGCCCAGGTCGCCAGCGCCGCCGACGTCATGGTCGTGCTCACCCTGGAGCTCAGGATCGGCGAGCAGGCGCACCGGATGTCGGTGTGCCTGCCGTTCAGCGGCCTGCTGCCGCACCTGGCGATCGCGGCCGGCAACGGCGCCGTCTCCGACCGCGAGCGGGCCCAGCGCGCGCACTCGGCCCACCTGCTGCAGGAGCAGTTCCACCGGGTGCCGGTCGCGGTCGCGGTGCGCTTCCGGCCGCTGCCCGTGGACCCGGGCACGCTGGCCGACCTGCGCCCCGGATCGGTGCTGCGGCTCACCCACCCGGCGTCCGCGCCGCTGGACGTGACCGTCGCCGGCAACACCTTCGCCCACGCCACCCCCGGCGCCCGCGGCCAGCGCCTGGCCGCCCTCATCGTCACCACGCCCGAGGAGTCCTCGTCATGA
- a CDS encoding motility protein A, translating into MKDLANAVGIGAALGVIMLANILEGGSPASLFLLPPMLLVFGGTLCVAVAGGTMSDARNAVTSVRTALFGKVASSADVVPVIVSLSDAARREGMLALEGRVADIDDPFLVKGVTLAVDGVDPDELRDILEAELHAKKAVDKHSAKFFTDAGGYAPTIGIVGTVMSLVHVLENLADPGALGHSIAAAFLATLWGVLSANVLWLPIAARLKRLSELECTRMEIVIEGVAAVQAGANPRVVAQKLKSLLPVQEQVGEAA; encoded by the coding sequence ATGAAGGACCTCGCCAACGCGGTCGGCATCGGCGCCGCCCTGGGCGTCATCATGCTCGCCAACATCCTCGAGGGCGGCAGCCCGGCGAGCCTGTTCCTGCTGCCGCCGATGCTGCTCGTGTTCGGCGGCACCCTCTGCGTCGCCGTCGCGGGCGGGACCATGAGCGACGCCAGGAACGCCGTGACCTCGGTCAGGACCGCGCTGTTCGGCAAGGTGGCCTCCTCGGCCGACGTCGTCCCGGTCATCGTCAGCCTCTCCGACGCCGCGCGGCGCGAGGGGATGCTCGCGCTGGAGGGCCGGGTCGCCGACATCGACGACCCGTTCCTCGTCAAGGGCGTGACCCTGGCCGTCGACGGCGTCGACCCCGACGAGCTGCGCGACATCCTCGAGGCCGAGCTGCACGCGAAGAAGGCGGTCGACAAGCACTCGGCGAAGTTCTTCACCGACGCCGGCGGGTACGCCCCGACGATCGGCATCGTCGGCACGGTGATGAGCCTGGTCCACGTGCTCGAGAACCTCGCCGACCCCGGCGCGCTCGGGCACAGCATCGCCGCGGCCTTCCTCGCCACGCTCTGGGGCGTGCTGAGCGCCAACGTGCTCTGGCTGCCGATCGCCGCCCGGCTCAAGCGCCTCAGCGAGCTGGAGTGCACCCGGATGGAGATCGTCATCGAGGGCGTCGCCGCCGTCCAGGCCGGCGCGAACCCGCGCGTCGTCGCCCAGAAGCTGAAGTCCCTCCTGCCGGTGCAGGAGCAGGTCGGCGAGGCCGCGTGA
- a CDS encoding flagellar biosynthetic protein FliO — MTDSAGGVGLGELAIRLVGSLALVVGLLLLIARTVNRRLKAPAGAAVQVVHRQPLGRGQAVAVVSVGTRVLVLGTTEQQVTLLAEVEPDEIGLDLTAPEPGSDPPVVPDSAPLAGSVLSPQTWKDAMAAVTGKRAS, encoded by the coding sequence ATGACGGACAGCGCGGGCGGCGTGGGCCTCGGCGAGCTGGCCATCCGCCTGGTCGGCTCGCTGGCGCTCGTCGTCGGGCTGCTGCTGCTCATCGCCCGGACCGTCAACCGCCGGCTCAAGGCGCCCGCCGGTGCCGCCGTCCAGGTCGTGCACCGCCAACCGCTGGGCCGCGGCCAGGCCGTCGCCGTGGTCTCCGTCGGGACCCGGGTGCTCGTGCTCGGCACCACCGAGCAGCAGGTGACCCTGCTCGCCGAGGTCGAGCCCGACGAGATCGGGCTGGACCTGACCGCGCCCGAGCCGGGCAGCGACCCGCCCGTCGTACCCGACTCCGCTCCCCTGGCCGGCTCGGTCCTCTCCCCGCAGACCTGGAAGGACGCCATGGCGGCCGTGACCGGGAAGCGGGCGTCGTGA
- the fliN gene encoding flagellar motor switch protein FliN produces MTSTLEPTQLAEAVAVAAAAALPAVTPLTPGPAQPGSPHVTAAFAGGAIAELDGGVPGAVVVLVGTELVEALAGSPLGALDLAAAVQPALDAAARRLGAHARGARSVDLDAEGFDVTAELGGPFSTVPLIGAGIAAAVLVPEATLAGAREPIADDAVPADPAAVTAEEPAPFVPAFGATTAPPRGLELLHGVDMEVTVELGRTRMTVRDLLALTPGAVLELDRAAGSPADLLVNGRLVARGEVVVVDEDFGLRVTEILDANAAV; encoded by the coding sequence ATGACCAGCACCCTGGAGCCCACCCAGCTCGCCGAGGCGGTCGCGGTCGCCGCGGCGGCCGCGCTGCCGGCCGTCACGCCGCTGACGCCCGGCCCGGCGCAGCCCGGCTCGCCGCACGTCACCGCCGCGTTCGCCGGCGGCGCGATCGCCGAGCTCGACGGCGGCGTGCCCGGTGCGGTCGTCGTCCTGGTCGGCACCGAGCTGGTCGAGGCACTCGCCGGCAGCCCGCTGGGCGCGCTAGACCTCGCCGCCGCCGTCCAGCCGGCCCTCGACGCCGCCGCCCGGCGGCTCGGCGCCCACGCCCGCGGCGCCCGCTCGGTCGACCTCGACGCCGAGGGATTCGACGTCACCGCCGAGCTGGGCGGCCCGTTCAGCACCGTTCCGCTCATCGGCGCGGGCATCGCCGCCGCCGTCCTCGTGCCCGAGGCCACCCTCGCCGGTGCCCGGGAGCCGATCGCGGACGACGCCGTCCCTGCCGACCCGGCAGCCGTGACTGCCGAGGAGCCCGCGCCGTTCGTCCCCGCCTTCGGCGCCACGACGGCGCCCCCGCGCGGCCTCGAGCTGCTCCACGGCGTCGACATGGAGGTGACCGTCGAGCTCGGCCGGACCCGGATGACGGTGCGCGACCTGCTCGCGCTCACCCCGGGCGCCGTGCTGGAGCTGGACCGCGCCGCCGGCAGCCCCGCCGACCTGCTCGTCAACGGCCGCCTCGTCGCCCGCGGCGAGGTCGTCGTGGTCGACGAGGACTTCGGGCTGCGGGTCACCGAGATCCTCGACGCGAACGCCGCGGTCTGA
- a CDS encoding flagellar FlbD family protein, which produces MISLTRLSGTTFLLNADLVERVDCTPDTVVTLVDGTKYIVAESLDEVRAAVVDYRSAIVARAALPDAASLTPAGPSPRARLSAVPPPSRTPGDRHRGGTS; this is translated from the coding sequence GTGATCTCGCTGACCCGACTCTCGGGGACCACGTTCCTGCTGAACGCGGACCTCGTCGAGCGCGTCGACTGCACCCCGGACACCGTGGTGACGCTGGTCGACGGCACCAAGTACATCGTGGCCGAGTCGCTCGACGAGGTGCGCGCCGCCGTCGTCGACTACCGCTCGGCCATCGTGGCGCGCGCCGCCCTGCCGGACGCGGCCTCGCTGACACCGGCCGGCCCGAGCCCGCGGGCGCGCCTCAGCGCGGTCCCGCCGCCCAGCCGCACCCCCGGCGACCGACACCGCGGAGGAACGTCATGA
- a CDS encoding flagellar motor protein MotB: protein MSHAKRGRRQVEEEHENHERWLVSYADMITVLMALFIVMFAMSQVDEQKYQQLKDGLAVGFGREKSILNGASPISNSKGTSDPGEASYQMLLAQVPEAQRETVTKVLEESDRLRNERAHGEARAEVDRLLEVWKRIDRALREQGLRDDVRATIDERGLVVSLVSQHVVFEPDIAELTDRGRRVVDTIAPVLTELSEPIELDGHTNQEPVRPKYYPSDWELSLARAAHVLHRLEDDHAIPARRLRATGFGHTKPLVDPARAGSQRVNKRVDILVLSQQPAETRALMGQAYDELRREAGLDGLPADPAGDGTGSDPAAGAAGPTHPRGEDRS, encoded by the coding sequence ATGTCGCACGCGAAGCGCGGACGGCGCCAGGTCGAGGAGGAGCACGAGAACCACGAGCGGTGGCTGGTCTCGTACGCCGACATGATCACGGTGCTGATGGCCCTGTTCATCGTGATGTTCGCGATGAGCCAGGTCGACGAGCAGAAGTACCAGCAGCTCAAGGACGGGCTCGCGGTCGGCTTCGGTCGCGAGAAGTCGATCCTCAACGGCGCCAGCCCGATCAGCAACAGCAAGGGCACGAGCGACCCCGGCGAGGCGTCGTACCAGATGCTGCTCGCGCAGGTCCCCGAGGCGCAGCGCGAGACCGTCACCAAGGTCCTCGAGGAGTCCGACCGGCTGCGCAACGAGCGCGCGCACGGCGAGGCCCGGGCCGAGGTCGACCGGCTGCTGGAGGTCTGGAAGCGGATCGACCGGGCGCTGCGCGAGCAGGGCCTGCGCGACGACGTCCGGGCCACCATCGACGAGCGCGGCCTGGTGGTCAGCCTGGTCTCCCAGCACGTCGTCTTCGAGCCCGACATCGCCGAGCTCACCGACCGCGGCCGCCGCGTCGTCGACACCATCGCACCGGTGCTCACCGAGCTGTCGGAGCCGATCGAGCTCGACGGTCACACCAACCAGGAGCCGGTCAGGCCGAAGTACTACCCCTCCGACTGGGAGCTCTCGCTCGCCCGCGCGGCGCACGTGCTGCACCGACTGGAGGACGATCACGCCATCCCGGCCCGCCGGCTGCGGGCCACCGGCTTCGGCCACACCAAGCCCCTCGTCGACCCCGCGCGCGCCGGGTCGCAGCGGGTCAACAAGCGCGTGGACATCCTCGTGCTCAGCCAGCAGCCCGCCGAGACCCGCGCCCTCATGGGCCAGGCGTACGACGAGCTGCGGCGCGAGGCCGGTCTCGACGGCCTCCCGGCCGACCCCGCCGGCGACGGCACGGGCAGCGACCCCGCCGCCGGCGCCGCCGGTCCCACGCACCCCCGAGGAGAGGATCGATCGTGA
- a CDS encoding flagellar basal body-associated FliL family protein translates to MTTTVAAPAASAETAPAKGGRGRMMGIAVLLLALLGGGAWFFVLKPSGESGPKPGEVVSLEAIQVNLAGGHYLRLGMALQLTDSAHKVEGSKALDSAITVFSGLPVGEVNKPEVRETLRKQLVDRLHERYHGDVMEVYFTEYVTQ, encoded by the coding sequence GTGACCACGACCGTCGCCGCACCCGCGGCCAGCGCAGAGACCGCGCCCGCCAAGGGCGGCCGGGGCCGCATGATGGGCATCGCCGTCCTCCTCCTGGCGCTGCTCGGAGGAGGAGCGTGGTTCTTCGTCCTCAAGCCGTCCGGCGAGTCAGGCCCCAAGCCCGGCGAGGTCGTCTCGCTCGAGGCGATCCAGGTCAACCTGGCCGGCGGGCACTACCTGCGCCTGGGCATGGCGCTCCAGCTCACCGACTCCGCCCACAAGGTCGAGGGAAGCAAGGCGCTGGACAGCGCGATCACGGTCTTCAGCGGGCTGCCGGTCGGCGAGGTCAACAAGCCCGAGGTCCGCGAGACCCTGCGCAAGCAGCTGGTCGACCGGCTGCACGAGCGGTACCACGGCGACGTGATGGAGGTGTACTTCACCGAGTACGTCACCCAGTAG
- a CDS encoding flagellar hook-basal body complex protein, with translation MLRSLFAGISGLRVNQTMLDVTGNNIANANTTGFKASTTVFSDTLSQMLTAASGGNAGRGGTNPIQVGLGVQLAATMTNFGQGSAQLTGRPTDVMLQGDGFFVLRDGQENVYTRAGAFTFDQTGTLVAPNGMRVQGYELDAAGLPTGAPTDVDLHMIDSTLPPGVELTSYSISADGKVRGVFSDGVQRDICQLAVADFTNPMGLEKIGDTAYRASANSGAVQLGVAGEGQRGQIMAGALEMSNVDLSAEFTNLILAQRGFQASSRVITTSDQVLEELVNIKR, from the coding sequence ATGCTTCGCTCGCTCTTCGCCGGGATCTCCGGCCTCCGCGTCAACCAGACCATGCTCGACGTCACCGGCAACAACATCGCCAACGCCAACACCACCGGCTTCAAGGCCTCGACCACGGTCTTCTCCGACACGCTCAGCCAGATGCTCACCGCGGCCTCGGGCGGCAACGCCGGGCGCGGCGGCACCAACCCGATCCAGGTCGGCCTCGGCGTGCAGCTCGCGGCGACCATGACCAACTTCGGCCAGGGGTCCGCGCAGCTGACCGGCCGGCCCACTGACGTGATGCTGCAGGGCGACGGCTTCTTCGTGCTGCGCGACGGCCAGGAGAACGTCTACACCCGCGCGGGCGCCTTCACCTTCGACCAGACCGGCACCCTGGTCGCCCCCAACGGCATGCGGGTCCAGGGCTACGAGCTCGACGCCGCGGGTCTGCCCACCGGCGCGCCGACCGACGTCGACCTGCACATGATCGACAGCACCCTGCCGCCCGGCGTCGAGCTGACGTCGTACTCCATCTCGGCGGACGGCAAGGTCCGCGGCGTCTTCTCCGACGGCGTGCAGCGCGACATCTGCCAGCTCGCCGTCGCGGACTTCACCAACCCGATGGGCCTGGAGAAGATCGGCGACACCGCCTACCGCGCCTCCGCCAACTCCGGCGCCGTCCAGCTCGGCGTCGCCGGCGAGGGCCAGCGCGGCCAGATCATGGCCGGCGCCCTGGAGATGTCGAACGTCGACCTGTCCGCCGAGTTCACGAACCTGATCCTCGCCCAGCGCGGGTTCCAGGCCAGCTCGCGGGTGATCACCACCAGCGACCAGGTGCTCGAGGAGCTGGTCAACATCAAGCGCTGA
- a CDS encoding flagellar hook-length control protein FliK, translating to MSITPFLPAVVAAVPADAGTTADGSADRPGDQPGDLGAAFGDALAAALLAGVPMAVTLPAPPAPPAPPAPPAPAVTSPSAPAPVVAPTASAAGPVADLPTPSPEAPAVVTAPLPASAEPPARPVADASRPATADPDPSPPAASPELPGIAAAAAPRTSPAPAPTVERAVVQQVFPEVTRLVTSTPTDRPGTHRLTLTLQPAQLGEVRVTLVVKDGAVQVRLAGSAADAAGDAAVHRALSSGVPELQRLLERSGASEARVWVRDPLAPISAPPVAPAAPPSDLGAGQAGGDASADSGRSGGRDRGDRPPPDDRHPSAPHANSSYQRRNPDENAWGAAASTGLVDRTI from the coding sequence ATGAGCATCACTCCGTTCCTGCCGGCCGTCGTGGCCGCGGTCCCCGCCGACGCCGGTACGACGGCCGACGGGTCCGCCGACCGGCCCGGCGACCAGCCCGGCGACCTGGGCGCGGCCTTCGGCGACGCCCTCGCGGCGGCACTGCTCGCCGGCGTGCCGATGGCGGTCACGCTGCCTGCTCCGCCTGCTCCGCCTGCTCCGCCTGCTCCGCCTGCCCCGGCTGTGACCTCTCCGAGCGCCCCGGCGCCGGTGGTCGCACCCACCGCCTCGGCCGCGGGTCCTGTCGCGGACCTCCCGACGCCCTCCCCCGAGGCTCCCGCGGTCGTCACCGCTCCTCTCCCGGCGTCCGCCGAGCCGCCCGCGCGGCCGGTCGCCGACGCCTCCCGTCCGGCGACCGCCGACCCCGACCCGAGCCCGCCGGCCGCGTCGCCGGAGCTGCCCGGGATCGCCGCCGCTGCCGCGCCGCGTACCTCACCCGCCCCGGCGCCCACCGTCGAGCGGGCGGTCGTGCAGCAGGTGTTCCCGGAGGTCACCCGGCTCGTCACCAGCACCCCCACCGACCGCCCGGGCACGCACCGGCTCACCCTCACCCTGCAGCCCGCCCAGCTCGGGGAGGTGCGGGTGACCCTGGTCGTCAAGGACGGGGCGGTGCAGGTCCGGCTGGCGGGCAGCGCCGCGGACGCAGCCGGGGACGCGGCGGTGCACCGGGCGCTCAGCTCCGGCGTACCCGAGCTGCAGCGGCTGCTCGAGCGGTCCGGGGCGAGCGAGGCGCGGGTGTGGGTCCGCGACCCGCTGGCGCCGATCAGCGCGCCACCGGTCGCACCCGCAGCGCCACCGAGCGACCTCGGTGCCGGCCAGGCCGGCGGGGACGCCTCGGCCGACTCAGGGCGATCCGGCGGTCGGGATCGCGGGGACCGACCACCGCCCGACGACCGCCACCCCTCCGCGCCCCATGCGAATTCGTCGTACCAGCGCCGAAATCCGGACGAAAACGCATGGGGCGCGGCAGCCAGCACCGGTCTCGTCGACCGGACCATCTAG
- a CDS encoding flagellar biosynthetic protein FliR has translation MVLSVDGAALSALLLASVRVVAWLVVVPPFASRGIPTTAKVILALGLSLAMAPTLAAQELPGTTPGLVLATASQALIGLGMGYVTMLLFSAIGAAGSLVDVFGGFALASGWDPLAMNSNTVFGRFHQLLATALLVVSGGHLIVVGGLLSTFRYLPLTGMPDISSWDGVLLTAFSMFFTVAVQMALPMIAVLFVADLALALLTKVAPQLNALNVMFPAKVGLTLLLLGLSFPMLPGALDRLVEYANQAMATMAGTG, from the coding sequence GTGGTCCTCTCCGTCGACGGTGCCGCCCTCAGCGCGCTGCTGCTCGCCTCGGTGCGGGTCGTGGCGTGGCTGGTCGTCGTACCTCCCTTCGCGTCGCGGGGCATCCCCACGACCGCGAAGGTGATCCTCGCCCTCGGCCTCTCCCTGGCGATGGCGCCGACGCTGGCCGCCCAGGAGCTGCCCGGTACGACGCCGGGGCTGGTGCTCGCGACCGCGTCCCAGGCGCTGATCGGGCTCGGGATGGGCTACGTGACGATGCTGCTGTTCTCCGCGATCGGCGCGGCCGGCTCGCTCGTCGACGTGTTCGGCGGGTTCGCGCTCGCGTCGGGGTGGGACCCGCTCGCGATGAACTCCAACACCGTCTTCGGGCGCTTCCACCAGCTGCTCGCGACCGCACTGCTCGTGGTCTCGGGCGGGCACCTGATCGTCGTCGGCGGGCTGCTCAGCACCTTCCGGTACCTGCCGCTGACGGGCATGCCCGACATCTCCAGCTGGGACGGCGTTCTGCTGACGGCGTTCTCGATGTTCTTCACCGTGGCCGTGCAGATGGCGCTGCCGATGATCGCGGTCCTCTTCGTCGCCGACCTCGCGCTGGCGCTGCTCACCAAGGTCGCGCCGCAGCTGAACGCGCTCAACGTGATGTTCCCGGCCAAGGTCGGCCTCACCCTGCTGCTGCTCGGCCTGTCCTTCCCGATGCTGCCCGGCGCGCTCGACCGGCTCGTGGAGTACGCCAACCAGGCGATGGCCACCATGGCGGGAACGGGCTGA